A window of the Alnus glutinosa chromosome 4, dhAlnGlut1.1, whole genome shotgun sequence genome harbors these coding sequences:
- the LOC133866241 gene encoding uncharacterized protein LOC133866241 codes for MLLIESDSDEELEIIAKLAMEEEKSTLHSPSKRRRTFIMRDRLQAGKDLFRDYFAEQPLYPHKYFRRRMLAYGVTADFMDEYLKIGEPTVLESLKKFVKAVISIFSEEYLRSPNNQDIARLLAEGEKRGFPGMLGSIDCMHWKWKNCPTLWQGMYSGHIHEPTIILEAVASYDLWIWHAFFGLPGSHNDINVLDRSFLFSDLAQGRAPPINYTINDHNYTMGYYLADGIYPQWATFVKTISSPQGNRRKHFAAAQESARKDVERAFGVLQARFAIVRGPARFFYPETLKDIMIACVILHNMIVEDERDNNGEEDFEYEQFNQPLEPVTSGPTNDFREFIQSHHCIRDTETHSQLQLDLVEHLWQLHSEA; via the exons atgctTCTTATTGAATCTGACTCTGATGAAGAGCTAGAGATAATTGCAAAACTtgctatggaagaagaaaaatcaacatTACATAGTCCTTCTAAACGGCGTCGCACATTCATCATGCGTGATCGCTTGCAAGCTGGAAAAGATCTTTTTCGCGACTATTTTGCTGAACAGCCATTATATCCTCACAAATATTTTCGAAGGAG GATGCTTGCATATGGTGTTACCGCTGACTTTATGGATGAATACTTGAAGATTGGAGAGCCCACTGTATTAGagagtttaaaaaaatttgttaaagcggtgatttcaattttttcagaaGAATACTTAAGGTCACCCAACAATCAAGACATCGCTAGATTGTTAGCGGAAGGTGAAAAGCGTGGATTTCCAGGCATGTTGGGGAGCATTGATTGCATGCACTGGAAATGGAAGAACTGTCCAACTTTGTGGCAAGGTATGTATTCTGGTCATATCCACGAACCAACTATTATTTTGGAAGCAGTAGCTTCATATGATCTTTGGATATGGCATGCTTTTTTTGGGTTACCTGGGTCTCATAATGATATAAACGTGCTAGAtagatcttttttattttctgaccTTGCTCAAGGACGTGCTCCTCCTATTAACTACACAATTAATGATCATAACTATACAATGGGATATTACCTCGCTGATGGCATATATCCACAATGGGCAACATTTGTAAAAACAATTTCATCTCCCCAAGGGAATAGGAGAAAACATTTTGCTGCAGCCCAAGAGTCGGCAAGGAAGGATGTGGAGCGTGCCTTCGGAGTACTTCAAGCACGATTTGCAATAGTGCGTGGGCCTGCACGATTTTTTTACCCTGAAACGCTCAAAGACATTATGATAGCATGCGTAATTTTACATAATATGATTGTTGAAGATGAGCGGGataacaatggagaagaagactTCGAGTATGAACAATTCAACCAACCACTTGAACCAGTGACCTCTGGGCCTACAAATGACTTTAGGGAGTTCATTCAAAGTCATCATTGTATTAGAGATACGGAAACTCACTCTCAACTCCAGTTGGACCTTGTCGAGCACTTATGGCAACTACATAGTGAGGCATAA
- the LOC133867022 gene encoding uncharacterized protein LOC133867022 produces MDSNQVPYFTNLLSVDSVDDIFIETTSTMFEHEEPSPQMEEEVEVIVKKPLRGGNFNMDEDNMLISSWIEITMDAVQGNEQKHKKYWGRIWEYFHGHKTFNSNRTPNSLMNRWSVIQQAVNKFCGYLAQVELRPQSGMNEQDKIGKAKLMYHEFQGTTFHFEHCWLLLRFHPKWLAHKETTTKPKKKSVVKARTNTQDSINLEEDEASPEAFINLERPIGRKAEKNKRKSTEKTNPGVVVILNDINEDKKKKTRLFEEARELDKEMFLLKKEEVRLKQDEVRLRDGDLRLREKALRLKEEREEKEFMFMDSSGLDEDGQEYVRRRKKAILERQIGNL; encoded by the exons ATGGATTCAAACCAAGTCCCGTACTTCACCAATCTTCTTAGTGTTGATAGTGTTGATGACATTTTCATAGAAACTACAAGCACAATGTTTGAACACGAAGAGCCTTCACCCCAAATGGAGGAGGAGGTTgaagtcattgttaaaaaaccATTACGGGGTGGCAACTTCAACATGGACGAAGACAATATGCTAATATCTTCGTGGATTGAAATTACCATGGATGCGGTTCAAGGAAATGAACAAAAACATAAGAAATATTGGGGTAGAATTTGGGAGTACTTTCATGGGCACAAGACCTTTAATTCGAACCGTACTCCGAACTCTTTAATGAATAGGTGGTCTGTGATTCAACAAGCGGTAAATAAGTTTTGTGGTTACTTAGCCCAAGTTGAATTAAGGCCCCAAAGTGGTATGAATGAGCAAGATAAG attGGGAAGGCAAAACTCATGTATCACGAGTTTCAAGGGACAACATTTCACTTTGAACATTGTTGGTTATTGTTGAGGTTTCATCCAAAATGGTTGGCTCATAAAGAAACTACtacaaaaccaaagaaaaaatctGTTGTGAAAGCTCGTACTAATACTCAAGATTCAATAAATCTAGAGGAAGACGAGGCCTCACCCGAAGCTTTTATAAACTTGGAGCGACCAATTGGCCGGAAAGCCGAGAAGAACAAACGAAAGAGTACCGAGAAAACGAATCCAGGCGTTGTTGTGATATTGAATGACATAAATgaagataagaagaagaaaacaagactaTTTGAGGAAGCACGTGAGTTGGACAAAGAAATGTTTCTTCTTAAGAAAGAGGAAGTGCGCCTTAAGCAAGATGAAGTCCGCCTTAGAGATGGAGATTTACGCTTGAGAGAAAAAGCGCTTCGgttgaaagaagagagagaggaaaaagagttTATGTTCATGGATTCAAGTGGTTTAGATGAAGATGGGCAAGAATATGTTCGTCGACGCAAAAAGGCAATTCTTGAACGTCAAATTGGCAATCTTTGA